Proteins encoded in a region of the Streptomyces sp. NBC_00310 genome:
- the lhgO gene encoding L-2-hydroxyglutarate oxidase encodes MRRQGAYDCDVLVVGGGIVGLSTAYAITRAAPGTRVTVLEKEPGPARHQTGRNSGVIHSGIYYRPGSLKARYAVKGAAEMVKFCAEYGIDHAVTGKLIVATERSELPRLHALVQRGRENGIPVRELGATQIAEYEPEVRGLAAIHVGTTGICDFVGVARQLARASGAEIRYGAEVERIDRRASLGVAVRIRGGDVVRGRVLVNCAGLHCDEVARMTGDEPGMRIVPFRGEYYELARPELVRGLVYPVPDPAFPFLGVHLTRGIDGGVHVGPNAVPALAREGYGWGTVRVRELGATLAWPGAWRIARRHWRYGAGELRRSVSKKAFTGAVRRLLPGVSEGDLVPAAAGVRAQAVLRDGTLVDDFLIREGARAVHVLNAPSPAATASLPIGREVGRRALAVLAGA; translated from the coding sequence GTGCGGAGGCAGGGCGCGTACGACTGTGATGTGCTCGTGGTCGGCGGCGGGATCGTCGGGCTGTCCACCGCGTATGCGATCACGCGGGCGGCGCCGGGCACGCGGGTCACCGTGCTGGAGAAGGAACCGGGACCGGCCCGGCATCAGACCGGGCGGAACAGTGGCGTCATCCACAGTGGGATCTACTACCGGCCGGGGTCGCTGAAGGCGCGGTACGCGGTCAAGGGCGCCGCCGAGATGGTCAAGTTCTGCGCCGAGTACGGCATCGACCACGCGGTCACCGGAAAGCTGATCGTCGCCACCGAGAGGTCGGAGCTCCCCCGGCTGCACGCCCTCGTACAGCGCGGGCGGGAGAACGGGATCCCGGTGCGGGAGCTGGGCGCCACCCAGATCGCCGAGTACGAGCCGGAGGTGCGCGGGCTCGCGGCCATACACGTCGGCACCACCGGGATCTGCGACTTCGTCGGGGTCGCCCGGCAGCTCGCGCGGGCGTCCGGCGCCGAGATCCGGTACGGCGCCGAGGTCGAGCGGATCGACCGGCGGGCCTCGCTGGGCGTCGCCGTGCGGATCCGGGGCGGTGACGTCGTACGGGGACGGGTGCTGGTGAACTGCGCCGGGCTGCACTGCGACGAGGTGGCCCGGATGACCGGGGACGAGCCCGGGATGCGGATCGTGCCGTTCCGGGGGGAGTACTACGAGCTGGCGCGGCCCGAGCTGGTGCGTGGACTCGTGTATCCGGTGCCCGACCCGGCGTTTCCGTTCCTCGGGGTGCATCTGACCCGGGGGATCGACGGGGGCGTCCACGTCGGGCCCAACGCCGTGCCCGCCCTGGCCCGCGAGGGGTACGGGTGGGGGACCGTGCGGGTACGGGAGCTGGGGGCGACCCTGGCCTGGCCCGGGGCCTGGCGGATAGCTCGGCGGCACTGGCGGTACGGGGCGGGGGAGCTTCGGCGGTCCGTGTCGAAGAAGGCGTTCACCGGGGCGGTGCGGCGGTTGTTGCCGGGGGTCTCGGAAGGGGACCTGGTGCCTGCGGCGGCCGGGGTGCGGGCTCAGGCCGTGCTTCGGGACGGCACGCTGGTGGACGACTTCCTGATTCGGGAGGGGGCGCGGGCCGTCCATGTACTGAACGCGCCTTCGCCTGCGGCGACCGCTTCGCTGCCGATCGGGCGAGAGGTGGGGCGGCGGGCGCTGGCCGTCCTGGCCGGGGCGTGA
- the trmB gene encoding tRNA (guanosine(46)-N7)-methyltransferase TrmB: protein MSDSANSPEPRTTGASLRRTRDKGEPRFPDGPKADPAGSHFERRIRSFQPRRSRVTAGQADALQRLWPKWGLDIDGRPLDLVELFGDEKPVVLEIGFGMGEATARMAAADPETNVLAVDVHTPGQGNLLNLADRDGLSNIRVANGDAIILLREMLTPGSLDGLRVYFPDPWPKKRHHKRRLIQPEFLTLVASRLRPGAIVHCATDWEPYAEQMLDVLTTHPDFENTRTDGGFAPRPGFRPLTRFEGQGLDKGHVVNDLLFRRVQQREQEQQQTQKRMRMQEQMRKSEHPPTGV, encoded by the coding sequence GTGTCTGACTCCGCCAATTCCCCTGAGCCCCGCACCACCGGTGCCTCCCTTCGGCGTACCCGGGACAAGGGTGAGCCGCGATTTCCCGATGGGCCGAAGGCGGATCCCGCCGGGTCGCATTTCGAGCGGCGGATCAGGAGTTTTCAGCCCCGGCGCAGTCGGGTGACGGCCGGGCAGGCGGACGCGCTGCAGCGGTTGTGGCCCAAGTGGGGGCTCGATATCGACGGGCGTCCACTGGATCTCGTCGAGCTGTTCGGCGACGAGAAGCCCGTCGTGCTGGAGATCGGGTTCGGGATGGGAGAGGCGACCGCGCGGATGGCGGCCGCCGATCCGGAGACCAACGTGCTCGCCGTGGATGTGCACACGCCGGGCCAGGGAAACCTGCTGAATCTCGCGGACCGGGACGGACTGTCCAACATCCGGGTCGCGAACGGCGACGCGATCATTCTGCTGCGGGAGATGCTGACACCCGGCTCACTGGACGGGCTGCGCGTGTACTTCCCCGACCCCTGGCCGAAGAAGCGGCATCACAAGCGGCGGCTGATCCAGCCGGAATTCCTCACGCTCGTCGCGTCACGGCTCAGGCCGGGGGCGATCGTGCACTGTGCGACGGACTGGGAACCGTACGCCGAACAGATGCTGGACGTGCTCACCACCCATCCGGATTTCGAGAACACCCGGACCGACGGCGGGTTCGCGCCACGTCCCGGCTTCCGGCCGCTGACCCGTTTCGAGGGGCAGGGACTGGACAAGGGTCATGTGGTGAACGATCTGCTCTTCCGCCGCGTACAGCAGCGTGAGCAGGAGCAACAGCAAACGCAGAAGCGGATGCGGATGCAGGAACAGATGCGGAAGTCCGAACACCCCCCCACAGGCGTCTGA
- a CDS encoding PrsW family intramembrane metalloprotease — protein MATSPPYPTHPSGPAGGYAFRPTRWWQRKSVTYGALIGLLGISGLVILALVREQTGTEGFLVGLGLSVLPVPLLMAAFRWLDRVEPGPWRNLVFAFAWGACAAALIAIVANSFATRWIATATADPSHADTLGATVIAPVVEETAKAAAVLLVFLFRRRDFTGIVDGVVIAGFTATGFAFTENILYLGTAFGTDQLSGGSGLASVTAATFFVRVIMSPFAHPLFTVLTGIGFGVAAFSAEWQRGRRVLVPVGGLLLAMGMHAVWNGSATFGEYGFFAVYAAFMVPAFGLLTWLVIWARQRELRTVREELPAYAAAGWLTPAEPYVLGSMRARRVAREYAAHHFGKAGARSVAEYQAYATRLAFLRNRGRRGRAGGDFALRERELLFELWRRRELARPALGYAGREAGPKHGYGGYGYGYGYGGYGYGGYGGYGSAYPQPVVHGMAPYPSYNPYRY, from the coding sequence ATGGCCACCAGTCCCCCCTACCCGACGCACCCCAGCGGCCCTGCCGGTGGGTATGCGTTCAGGCCCACGCGCTGGTGGCAGCGGAAGAGCGTCACGTACGGGGCGCTGATAGGACTGCTCGGGATCTCCGGGCTCGTCATCCTCGCGCTCGTCCGTGAACAGACCGGCACGGAGGGGTTTCTCGTCGGGCTGGGGCTCTCGGTGCTGCCCGTGCCGTTGCTCATGGCCGCGTTCCGGTGGCTGGACCGGGTGGAGCCCGGGCCCTGGAGGAACCTGGTGTTCGCGTTCGCCTGGGGGGCGTGCGCGGCGGCGCTGATAGCCATCGTGGCGAACAGTTTCGCGACCCGGTGGATAGCCACGGCGACCGCGGACCCCTCGCATGCCGACACCCTGGGGGCCACCGTCATAGCGCCCGTGGTGGAGGAGACCGCCAAGGCCGCGGCCGTCCTGCTCGTCTTCCTGTTCAGGAGGCGGGACTTCACCGGGATCGTGGACGGGGTGGTGATCGCGGGGTTCACCGCGACCGGGTTCGCGTTCACCGAGAACATCCTGTATCTGGGGACCGCGTTCGGGACGGATCAGCTCAGCGGAGGGAGTGGGCTGGCGTCGGTCACCGCGGCGACGTTCTTCGTGCGGGTGATCATGTCGCCGTTCGCGCATCCCTTGTTCACCGTGCTGACGGGGATCGGGTTCGGGGTGGCGGCGTTCTCCGCGGAGTGGCAGCGGGGGCGGCGGGTGCTCGTGCCCGTGGGCGGGCTGTTGCTCGCCATGGGAATGCACGCGGTCTGGAACGGGTCCGCGACGTTCGGGGAGTACGGGTTCTTCGCGGTGTACGCGGCGTTCATGGTGCCGGCGTTCGGGTTGCTGACGTGGTTGGTGATCTGGGCTCGGCAGCGGGAGTTGCGGACCGTACGGGAGGAACTGCCGGCGTACGCGGCCGCGGGGTGGCTGACGCCGGCCGAGCCGTATGTGCTGGGGTCGATGCGGGCTCGGCGGGTGGCGCGGGAGTATGCGGCGCACCACTTCGGGAAGGCGGGGGCTCGGTCGGTCGCGGAGTACCAGGCGTACGCGACGAGGTTGGCGTTCCTCCGGAACCGGGGGCGACGGGGTCGGGCCGGGGGCGACTTCGCGCTGCGGGAGCGGGAGTTGCTGTTCGAGCTGTGGCGCAGGCGGGAGTTGGCCCGCCCGGCCCTGGGGTACGCGGGGCGGGAGGCCGGACCGAAGCACGGGTACGGCGGGTACGGGTACGGATACGGATACGGCGGATACGGATACGGCGGGTACGGCGGGTACGGGTCCGCCTATCCGCAGCCGGTGGTTCACGGGATGGCTCCGTATCCCTCGTACAACCCGTATCGGTACTAG
- a CDS encoding M23 family metallopeptidase has translation MASNRSATEAPFVPSQRDGESQTFGYGSYNSDNEGPWQEWNPSEETLRPVRGRHRVAKPRGGLARGGLARSSTVLGVGVIAAVGGAGMASAQSGKAPVSISLPDMPNVGSVFEDEKPDEPEPQASTTPLSSAGLTTADTEQGTADAGEALRARIMAQAESQQEAFDKAAAEAAQTAAADKAAEQAAQEKREAEAKEAAAKKKAEEEAAAKKEAERLAALAKQFTLPTSSYTLTSTFGQAGPYWSSGYHTGLDFAAPTGTLIKAVHSGTITQAGYEGSYGYKTVLTLDDGTEIWYAHQSSIGVSVGQKVATGDVIGRVGATGNVTGAHLHMEVHPGGSASGIDPAAWLRSKGLTP, from the coding sequence GTGGCGTCGAACCGGTCCGCGACCGAAGCCCCGTTCGTACCGAGCCAACGAGACGGCGAGAGCCAGACGTTCGGCTACGGCAGCTACAACAGCGACAACGAGGGCCCCTGGCAGGAGTGGAATCCCAGCGAGGAGACCCTGCGCCCCGTTCGCGGTCGGCACCGCGTCGCCAAGCCGCGCGGTGGACTCGCCCGTGGCGGACTGGCCCGCAGCTCCACGGTTCTCGGCGTCGGTGTCATAGCCGCCGTCGGCGGCGCCGGCATGGCCAGCGCGCAGTCCGGCAAGGCCCCGGTGTCCATATCGCTGCCCGACATGCCGAACGTCGGCTCGGTCTTCGAGGACGAGAAGCCCGACGAGCCGGAGCCCCAGGCCTCCACCACCCCGCTCAGCAGTGCCGGCCTGACCACCGCCGACACCGAGCAGGGCACCGCGGACGCCGGCGAGGCGCTGCGCGCCCGCATCATGGCGCAGGCCGAGTCCCAGCAGGAGGCCTTCGACAAGGCCGCCGCCGAGGCCGCCCAGACCGCCGCCGCGGACAAGGCCGCCGAGCAGGCCGCCCAGGAGAAGAGGGAAGCCGAGGCGAAGGAAGCCGCCGCCAAGAAGAAGGCGGAGGAGGAGGCCGCGGCGAAGAAGGAGGCCGAGCGCCTCGCCGCCCTCGCCAAGCAGTTCACGCTTCCCACCTCCTCGTACACCCTCACCTCGACCTTCGGCCAGGCGGGCCCCTACTGGTCCTCCGGCTACCACACCGGCCTCGACTTCGCGGCCCCCACCGGCACCCTCATCAAGGCCGTCCACAGCGGCACCATCACGCAGGCCGGCTACGAGGGCTCCTACGGCTACAAGACCGTCCTCACCCTCGATGACGGCACCGAGATCTGGTACGCCCACCAGTCCTCCATCGGCGTCAGTGTCGGCCAGAAGGTCGCCACCGGCGACGTCATCGGCCGCGTCGGCGCCACCGGCAACGTCACCGGCGCCCACCTCCACATGGAGGTCCACCCGGGCGGCTCCGCCAGCGGCATCGACCCGGCGGCGTGGCTGCGCAGCAAGGGCCTCACCCCGTAG
- a CDS encoding PP2C family protein-serine/threonine phosphatase, giving the protein MGSQWEWRGVREPGGRRFSYARALVRVLPALLIATGLFYDHFTPREFTAVPFFTAAPLVAAPLFSLHGTVVTGLASIAGITAVRLYYGDTSSVDAITEIATVATVAVLAVLINRLVRRSDARLATAREIAEAAQRAVLPVPQERIGGLEIAARYEAAQAGASIGGDLYAVQDSPHGVRLIVGDVRGKGLGAVSAVAVLIGAFREAAEQESTLEAVAQRLERALAREATRREAARRDATVEHEGFVTAVLAEFPHGAGRARIVNRGHPSPLLLYADGVLCALEAPQPALPLGMDDLGTWPDRAEETGFPPGATLLFYTDGLSEARDARGAFYDPAERLSGRTFSAPRALLTALAEEVRRHTGGRTTDDMALLAVRRP; this is encoded by the coding sequence GTGGGCAGCCAGTGGGAGTGGAGGGGTGTGCGGGAGCCGGGTGGGCGGCGGTTCTCGTATGCCCGCGCGCTCGTTCGCGTCCTGCCCGCCCTGCTGATCGCCACGGGCCTCTTCTACGACCACTTCACCCCGCGCGAGTTCACGGCGGTCCCCTTCTTCACCGCAGCGCCCCTGGTGGCGGCCCCGCTCTTCTCGCTGCACGGCACGGTGGTCACCGGGCTCGCCTCGATCGCCGGCATCACCGCCGTACGCCTCTACTACGGCGACACGAGCAGCGTGGACGCGATCACCGAGATCGCCACGGTGGCCACCGTCGCCGTACTGGCCGTACTGATCAACCGCCTCGTGCGCCGCAGCGACGCCCGGCTCGCCACCGCCCGTGAGATCGCCGAGGCGGCGCAGCGCGCCGTACTGCCGGTGCCGCAGGAGCGGATCGGCGGACTGGAGATCGCCGCGCGGTACGAGGCGGCGCAGGCCGGGGCGTCGATCGGGGGCGATCTGTACGCGGTGCAGGACTCGCCCCACGGCGTACGGCTGATCGTCGGCGATGTGCGGGGCAAGGGGCTGGGGGCGGTGTCGGCGGTGGCCGTGCTGATCGGCGCGTTCCGGGAGGCGGCCGAGCAGGAGTCGACGCTCGAAGCGGTCGCCCAGCGCCTGGAACGGGCGCTGGCCCGGGAGGCCACGCGCCGCGAGGCCGCGCGACGGGACGCGACGGTGGAGCACGAGGGGTTCGTGACGGCCGTCCTGGCGGAGTTCCCGCACGGCGCCGGCCGTGCCCGGATCGTCAACCGGGGCCACCCGTCCCCCCTGCTGCTGTACGCCGACGGCGTTCTGTGCGCCCTGGAAGCCCCGCAGCCCGCGCTTCCCCTCGGCATGGACGACCTGGGCACCTGGCCCGACCGCGCGGAGGAGACCGGATTCCCGCCCGGCGCCACGCTGCTCTTCTACACCGACGGCCTCTCCGAGGCGCGGGACGCGCGCGGCGCCTTCTACGACCCGGCCGAGCGCCTGTCCGGACGCACCTTCTCCGCCCCGCGTGCCCTGTTGACGGCCCTCGCGGAAGAGGTACGCCGTCACACGGGTGGCCGCACGACGGACGACATGGCCCTCCTCGCGGTCCGCCGTCCCTGA
- a CDS encoding GTP cyclohydrolase II, with translation MPDFPAATPRARVRVPLRFQDGYGVDADLVTFHGLVDGQEHLAIVLGDPAPGAAPLVRLHSECLTGDVFGSARCDCGPQLREAVERIADRGGVLLYLRQEGRGIGLYNKLDAYALQDQGLDTYEANAALGLPEDARDYTAAAQMLGALGIDELDLLSNNPDKAQQLRDLGVGVGRRVPTGVFTTAHNVRYLRAKVLQTQHTLPLPELTELPELTGLAGLTAG, from the coding sequence ATGCCCGACTTTCCCGCTGCCACCCCGCGTGCCCGCGTCCGGGTACCGCTGCGTTTCCAGGACGGCTACGGCGTCGACGCCGACCTGGTCACCTTCCACGGCCTCGTCGACGGCCAGGAGCACCTGGCGATCGTCCTCGGCGACCCCGCCCCCGGCGCGGCCCCGCTGGTCCGGCTGCACTCCGAGTGCCTGACCGGCGACGTGTTCGGCTCGGCCCGCTGCGACTGCGGTCCGCAGCTGCGCGAGGCGGTGGAGCGGATCGCCGACCGCGGCGGTGTCCTCCTCTACCTCCGCCAGGAGGGCCGGGGCATCGGCCTCTACAACAAGCTCGACGCGTACGCCCTCCAGGACCAGGGCCTCGACACGTACGAGGCGAACGCGGCGCTCGGACTGCCGGAGGACGCCCGCGACTACACGGCGGCGGCCCAGATGCTGGGTGCCCTCGGCATCGACGAACTGGACCTGCTCTCCAACAACCCCGACAAGGCGCAGCAGCTCCGCGACCTCGGCGTAGGCGTCGGCCGGCGCGTCCCGACGGGTGTCTTCACCACCGCCCACAACGTCCGCTACCTCCGCGCGAAGGTCCTCCAGACCCAGCACACCCTCCCCCTACCGGAGCTGACGGAACTGCCGGAACTGACGGGACTCGCGGGGCTGACGGCGGGCTGA
- a CDS encoding MarR family winged helix-turn-helix transcriptional regulator translates to MTTRWLTPEEQRAWGAYLAATTLLEDALDRQLQQEAGLPHLYYSVLAVLSEAPDRRMRMTDLAEYLKITRSRLTYAVTRLEKDGVVRREDCQWDKRGSVTVLTDEGMALLERTAPGHVETVRKAVFDHLSAEQISQFEEICAAIATAIQGGEPQATAGSDDLPWRRRACPSGRPGQ, encoded by the coding sequence ATGACGACCCGCTGGCTCACCCCCGAGGAACAGCGTGCCTGGGGTGCCTACCTCGCCGCGACCACGCTCCTGGAGGACGCGCTCGACCGGCAGCTCCAGCAGGAGGCAGGCCTCCCGCACCTCTACTACTCCGTGCTGGCCGTCCTCTCCGAGGCGCCGGACCGCCGTATGCGGATGACCGATCTCGCCGAGTACCTGAAGATCACGCGCAGTCGGCTGACGTATGCCGTGACCAGGCTGGAGAAGGACGGCGTGGTGCGGCGCGAGGACTGTCAGTGGGACAAGCGCGGCAGCGTCACCGTGCTCACCGACGAGGGCATGGCCCTGCTGGAGCGTACGGCGCCGGGGCATGTCGAGACGGTCCGCAAGGCCGTCTTCGACCACCTCAGCGCCGAGCAGATCAGTCAGTTCGAGGAGATCTGCGCGGCCATCGCGACGGCGATCCAGGGCGGGGAGCCGCAGGCGACCGCCGGCTCCGACGACCTGCCGTGGCGCCGCCGCGCGTGCCCGTCCGGCCGGCCGGGGCAGTAG
- a CDS encoding dihydrofolate reductase family protein, with protein MPQPYVLLSAAVSLDGFLDDTGPERLLLSGPADFDRVDEVRAASDAILIGAGTLRTDNPRLLVNSPERRAARVAAGLPEYPLKVTVSASGDLDPAAQFWHTGGEKVLYTTDKGADRLRGLGLPTGPNGVAVVSVGPDLQWPALLDHLGDVRGIRRLMVEGGGRVHTQLLQQGLADEVQLAVAPVFVGEADAPRMFGTGAYPGGPKSRLRLLETRPVGDVVLIRYAPTVPGTGPAVSAADRHWLSLACELAAECPPSQTAFSVGAVVVAADGTELARGHSREGGDPVAHAEEAALAKLDPADPRLASATVYSSLEPCARRASRPAPCARLVLDAGIRRVVTAWREPDTFVEDAAVGNAVLSAEGAEVVVLPEYEERAKTPNKHVVG; from the coding sequence ATGCCCCAGCCCTACGTCCTGTTGTCCGCCGCCGTCTCCCTCGACGGCTTCCTGGACGACACCGGGCCCGAGCGGCTGCTGCTCTCGGGTCCGGCCGACTTCGACCGGGTCGACGAGGTGCGCGCGGCGAGCGACGCCATCCTGATCGGCGCCGGCACCCTGCGCACCGACAACCCCCGGCTGCTGGTCAACTCCCCGGAGCGCCGCGCGGCCCGCGTCGCCGCCGGGCTCCCGGAGTACCCGCTGAAGGTCACGGTCAGCGCGTCCGGCGATCTCGACCCGGCGGCCCAGTTCTGGCACACCGGCGGTGAGAAGGTCCTCTACACGACGGACAAGGGCGCGGACCGGCTGCGCGGACTCGGCCTGCCGACCGGCCCGAACGGCGTGGCCGTCGTGTCCGTCGGCCCCGACCTGCAGTGGCCCGCCCTCCTCGACCACCTCGGGGACGTACGCGGCATCCGGCGCCTCATGGTGGAGGGCGGCGGCCGCGTCCACACCCAGTTGCTCCAGCAGGGGCTCGCGGACGAGGTGCAGCTGGCCGTCGCGCCGGTGTTCGTGGGCGAGGCGGACGCGCCGCGGATGTTCGGGACCGGCGCCTACCCGGGAGGGCCGAAGAGCCGGCTGCGCCTGCTGGAGACCCGGCCGGTCGGCGACGTCGTCCTCATCCGGTACGCCCCCACCGTCCCCGGCACCGGCCCGGCCGTCTCCGCCGCCGACCGGCACTGGCTGTCGCTGGCCTGCGAACTGGCCGCCGAGTGCCCGCCCTCGCAGACCGCGTTCAGCGTGGGCGCGGTCGTGGTCGCCGCGGACGGTACGGAGCTGGCCCGCGGCCACTCCCGCGAAGGCGGCGACCCCGTGGCCCACGCCGAGGAGGCCGCCCTCGCCAAGCTCGACCCCGCCGACCCGCGACTCGCCTCCGCCACGGTCTACAGCAGCCTGGAACCGTGCGCCCGCCGCGCCTCCCGCCCCGCGCCCTGCGCCCGGCTCGTCCTCGACGCGGGCATCCGCCGCGTCGTCACGGCCTGGCGCGAGCCGGACACGTTCGTCGAGGACGCCGCCGTCGGCAACGCGGTGCTCTCGGCGGAGGGGGCCGAGGTCGTCGTCCTGCCGGAGTACGAGGAGCGGGCGAAGACGCCCAACAAGCATGTGGTCGGCTGA
- a CDS encoding class IV adenylate cyclase — MIEAELKARVRAPEAVARALDEWAEGRSETYQDTYYDLPDGSLRARDEELRLRFLADHGTGDRRTLLTFKAAAVDEASGSKPEYETRVGDSQIAHAILEHLGYVPAIVFEKRCRSHAFEAYGRPMLATLVRVPELDGTFLEIETLVMEEAEVGAALDDIRAVLDELGIAPEDLTRELYTDAVAAVRRAHSPGR; from the coding sequence GTGATCGAGGCGGAGTTGAAGGCCCGGGTCCGTGCGCCGGAGGCGGTCGCGCGGGCGCTCGACGAGTGGGCCGAGGGCAGGTCCGAGACGTACCAGGACACGTACTACGACCTGCCGGACGGCAGCCTGCGGGCGCGGGACGAGGAGTTGCGGCTGCGGTTCCTGGCCGACCACGGCACGGGCGACCGGCGGACGCTGCTCACCTTCAAGGCGGCCGCGGTGGACGAGGCGTCCGGTTCCAAGCCCGAGTACGAGACGCGGGTCGGGGACTCACAGATCGCGCACGCCATCCTGGAACATCTCGGCTACGTGCCGGCGATCGTGTTCGAGAAGCGCTGCCGCAGCCACGCCTTCGAGGCGTACGGCCGGCCGATGCTCGCCACCCTCGTACGGGTCCCCGAACTGGACGGCACGTTCCTGGAGATCGAAACCCTGGTCATGGAGGAAGCCGAGGTCGGCGCGGCCCTCGACGACATCCGCGCGGTGCTCGACGAGCTGGGCATCGCCCCGGAGGACCTCACGCGCGAGCTCTACACGGACGCGGTGGCGGCGGTCCGTCGGGCCCACAGCCCCGGCCGGTGA
- a CDS encoding substrate-binding domain-containing protein — protein sequence MHATRQATASAAALLVLATAVVGCDSGSTTAAATAGSAEPGCPAVLARAKSAVKKAEDVDAPWDGPTTGPRAVPGKTVVFVAQTLANPGVTGVAQGVEEAAKVIGWKVRVINGQGTPAGIKAAFDEAVALEPAGIVIGGFDPKSTAQQVRRANAAGIPLIGWHAVGAPGPSDDPELFSNVTTRVEDVARISADWIISRSNGRAGVVLFTDASIPFAKRKSDLIKKELATCSDVRLLSYEDIPIPEANSRTVEAVSSLLSRFGSEWTHSAAINDLYFEHAATALRAAGRQGADAPFNIGAGDGDPSAFRRINGREYQAATVPEPLSEQGWQIIDELNRAFSGRADSGYVAPVHIATASNSGGALSWDSEGYRQAYRKIWGK from the coding sequence GTGCACGCCACCCGCCAGGCGACCGCGTCGGCCGCCGCGTTGCTGGTCTTGGCCACCGCCGTCGTCGGCTGCGACAGTGGTTCGACCACCGCCGCAGCCACCGCCGGCTCCGCCGAGCCCGGCTGCCCCGCTGTCCTTGCCCGTGCCAAGTCGGCGGTCAAGAAGGCCGAAGACGTCGACGCACCGTGGGACGGTCCCACCACCGGTCCCCGGGCGGTTCCCGGCAAGACCGTCGTCTTCGTCGCCCAGACCCTGGCCAACCCCGGTGTCACCGGCGTCGCCCAGGGAGTCGAGGAGGCCGCCAAGGTCATCGGCTGGAAGGTCCGCGTCATCAACGGCCAGGGCACGCCCGCCGGAATCAAGGCCGCCTTCGACGAGGCCGTGGCCCTTGAGCCCGCCGGCATAGTCATCGGCGGTTTCGACCCCAAATCCACTGCCCAGCAGGTCCGTCGGGCCAATGCCGCGGGTATCCCGCTGATCGGCTGGCACGCCGTCGGCGCCCCCGGCCCCAGCGACGACCCGGAGCTCTTCAGCAACGTCACCACCAGGGTCGAGGACGTCGCGAGGATCAGCGCCGACTGGATCATCAGCCGGTCCAACGGGCGCGCGGGCGTGGTCCTGTTCACCGACGCCTCGATACCTTTCGCCAAGCGCAAGTCCGACCTGATCAAGAAGGAACTCGCCACCTGTTCCGACGTCAGGCTGCTGAGCTACGAGGACATCCCCATCCCCGAGGCCAACAGCCGCACCGTTGAGGCGGTCTCCTCCCTGCTCTCCCGTTTCGGCAGCGAGTGGACCCACTCCGCCGCCATCAACGACCTCTACTTCGAGCACGCCGCCACCGCTCTGCGCGCCGCCGGCCGGCAGGGCGCCGACGCCCCGTTCAACATCGGCGCCGGCGACGGCGACCCCTCGGCATTCCGGCGCATCAATGGCAGGGAGTACCAGGCCGCCACCGTGCCCGAGCCCCTCTCCGAACAGGGCTGGCAGATCATCGACGAGCTCAACCGTGCTTTCTCCGGCAGAGCCGACAGCGGATACGTCGCCCCTGTCCACATCGCCACCGCCTCCAACAGCGGCGGCGCACTGTCCTGGGACTCCGAGGGCTACCGCCAGGCGTACCGGAAGATCTGGGGCAAGTAG